In Eucalyptus grandis isolate ANBG69807.140 chromosome 4, ASM1654582v1, whole genome shotgun sequence, the following proteins share a genomic window:
- the LOC104441170 gene encoding G-type lectin S-receptor-like serine/threonine-protein kinase At4g27290 isoform X1, with protein MIFALFLAFCFFLASPLAQAADTLSANQPLRDGQTLVSSGQVFEFGFFSPNKSSARYLGIWYKSIPLQVTWVANRNNPITNLSAELALSSQGSVSLRNGSKNYWSVTPAAAVNEPFLRLLDNGNLVLSDASASDGSGDYLWQSFDNITDTLLPEMKLGWNLRTGLKRNMTSWASESDPLSGQYTFSLEPPDAPQLILWKGSQKQYRWGPWNGERFSGSNEFKANPVFNPMFISSPEEVYYTFMVVDNSTLSRFIVTPEGVIQYLAWLDNQWTNLVTLQRDYCDNYGMCGAYGTCYDSTVGNCRCLKGFRRNNSNPLDWTGGCSRTWNLSCGNGDGFVKYKGLKLPDNSRLLGNRSSNLEECERECLKNCSCMAFTRVDVHGNGGDCLLWFGDLVDMKNYPSGGDVIHIRMAKAEIDAIARAKRRRRIVIAIGISVSTICGMLILAFIGWHALRRRKEGMRAAYSVYRDSGDGGPEEDLELPLLDIASVADATNNFSFQNKVGRGGFGEVYKGVLPTGQDVAVKRLSLNSGQGLKEFKNEVILIAKLQHRNLVKLLGCCIHGDERMLIYEYLPNKSLDHHLFDPIKRKLVTWKTRFSIIMGIARGLLYLHEDSRLRIIHRDLKPSNILLDSEMNPKISDFGIAKTFTVENAGEMTNRIVGTYGYMSPEYAMKGHFSVKSDMFSFGVLLLEIVSGHKNWGFYHPDHDLNLIGHAWKLWTEGNALGLVDVLMEEEFPLKEVLRCIQVGLLCVQQRPEDRPTMSSAVLMLGSETSDVSQPKEPGLSAESFAMSTDSSSSVKIPNFSNDVTITALQSR; from the exons ATGATCTTTGCTCTGTTTCTCGCTTTCTGTTTCTTTCTAGCGTCGCCGCTGGCACAAGCCGCAGACACTCTGTCGGCCAACCAGCCGCTGCGAGATGGACAGACCTTGGTTTCATCTGGGCAAGTCTTTGAGTTTGGCTTCTTTAGTCCTAACAAGTCGAGTGCCAGGTATCTGGGCATTTGGTACAAGAGCATACCTCTCCAAGTCACTTGGGTTGCCAACAGGAACAACCCAATCACCAATTTATCGGCAGAGTTGGCGCTGAGCTCGCAAGGATCAGTGTCTCTCCGAAATGGGTCAAAGAATTACTGGTCTGTGACCCCAGCTGCGGCCGTGAATGAGCCATTCTTGAGGCTCCTGGACAATGGCAATCTTGTTTTGAGTGATGCAAGTGCTTCTGATGGTTCGGGGGATTATCTCTGGCAGAGCTTTGATAACATAACTGACACTCTGCTGCCGGAGATGAAACTGGGGTGGAATTTGAGGACCGGTTTGAAGCGGAACATGACGTCATGGGCCTCAGAATCCGATCCGTTGAGCGGCCAGTACACGTTTAGCCTCGAGCCGCCGGATGCTCCGCAATTGATTCTGTGGAAAGGGAGCCAGAAGCAGTATCGATGGGGGCCTTGGAATGGCGAGAGGTTCAGTGGGAGTAATGAGTTCAAGGCCAATCCGGTCTTCAATCCGATGTTCATTTCCAGCCCTGAGGAGGTGTATTACACATTCATGGTGGTCGATAATTCGACCCTATCGAGATTCATCGTGACCCCGGAGGGTGTGATCCAATATCTTGCTTGGTTGGACAATCAATGGACGAATTTGGTTACTCTACAGAGGGACTATTGTGATAATTATGGCATGTGCGGGGCATATGGGACCTGCTATGATTCCACTGTTGGAAATTGCAGGTGCTTGAAGGGGTTCAGGAGAAACAATTCGAACCCCCTTGATTGGACCGGTGGGTGCTCCCGGACATGGAATTTGAGTTGTGGAAATGGTGATGGCTTTGTGAAGTACAAGGGTTTGAAGTTGCCAGATAATTCGCGTCTGTTGGGGAATAGAAGCTCGAACCTTGAGGAATGCGAGAGGGAATGTTTGAAGAATTGCTCTTGTATGGCATTCACTAGGGTAGATGTCCATGGGAATGGTGGGGATTGTCTTTTGTGGTTTGGGGATTTGGTTGACATGAAGAACTATCCTTCTGGCGGAGATGTCATACATATACGAATGGCAAAGGCAGAGATAG ATGCAATTGCTCGAGCTAAGAGGAGAAGGCGTATAGTAATCGCCATTGGCATATCTGTCTCGACTATATGTGGAATGCTTATACTAGCATTCATTGGCTGGCATGCTCTCCGAAGAAGGAAAGAGGGGATGAGAG CTGCATACTCAGTTTATCGAGATTCAGGAGATGGTGGTCCGGAGGAAGACCTTGAATTACCCCTTCTTGATATTGCTTCGGTTGCTGAtgccacaaacaatttctctttcCAAAACAAGGTTGGGCGGGGTGGGTTTGGTGAAGTATACAAG GGTGTATTGCCTACAGGACAAGATGTTGCCGTGAAGAGGCTCTCACTGAACTCTGGGCAGGGCCTGAAAGAGTTCAAGAACGAGGTCATACTGATTGCCAAACTTCAACACCGGAATCTTGTGAAGCTCCTAGGATGCTGCATTCATGGAGACGAAAGAATGTTAATCTACGAGTACTTGCCAAACAAAAGCTTGGACCACCACCTTTTCG ATCCAATTAAACGGAAACTTGTGACCTGGAAGACACGCTTCAGCATCATCATGGGGATTGCCCGTGGACTTCTCTATCTCCATGAAGACTCCAGGCTGAGAATCATCCACCGAGACCTCAAACCAAGCAACATCTTACTAGACAGCGAGATGAATCCTAAAatctcagattttggaattgcaAAAACATTTACCGTAGAAAATGCTGGAGAAATGACCAACAGAATAGTTGGGACATA CGGTTATATGTCTCCCGAGTATGCGATGAAAGGCCATTTTTCAGTCAAATCAGACATGTTTAGTTTTGGAGTACTTTTACTGGAGATTGTGAGCGGCCACAAGAATTGGGGATTTTATCACCCGGACCACGACCTCAATCTCATTGGACAT GCATGGAAACTGTGGACTGAGGGGAATGCACTTGGACTAGTAGATGTCCTGATGGAGGAAGAATTTCCTTTGAAGGAAGTGCTGAGGTGCATCCAGGTAGGACTCTTGTGCGTGCAGCAGCGACCCGAAGACCGGCCAACAATGTCATCGGCCGTGCTTATGTTAGGCAGCGAGACTTCTGATGTTTCTCAGCCTAAGGAACCGGGATTAAGTGCCGAGAGCTTCGCTATGAGCACTGACTCATCCTCTAGTGTTAAAATACCTAACTTTTCCAATGATGTAACTATCACAGCTCTACAGAGCAGATGA
- the LOC104441170 gene encoding G-type lectin S-receptor-like serine/threonine-protein kinase At4g27290 isoform X4, producing MIFALFLAFCFFLASPLAQAADTLSANQPLRDGQTLVSSGQVFEFGFFSPNKSSARYLGIWYKSIPLQVTWVANRNNPITNLSAELALSSQGSVSLRNGSKNYWSVTPAAAVNEPFLRLLDNGNLVLSDASASDGSGDYLWQSFDNITDTLLPEMKLGWNLRTGLKRNMTSWASESDPLSGQYTFSLEPPDAPQLILWKGSQKQYRWGPWNGERFSGSNEFKANPVFNPMFISSPEEVYYTFMVVDNSTLSRFIVTPEGVIQYLAWLDNQWTNLVTLQRDYCDNYGMCGAYGTCYDSTVGNCRCLKGFRRNNSNPLDWTGGCSRTWNLSCGNGDGFVKYKGLKLPDNSRLLGNRSSNLEECERECLKNCSCMAFTRVDVHGNGGDCLLWFGDLVDMKNYPSGGDVIHIRMAKAEIAAYSVYRDSGDGGPEEDLELPLLDIASVADATNNFSFQNKVGRGGFGEVYKGVLPTGQDVAVKRLSLNSGQGLKEFKNEVILIAKLQHRNLVKLLGCCIHGDERMLIYEYLPNKSLDHHLFDPIKRKLVTWKTRFSIIMGIARGLLYLHEDSRLRIIHRDLKPSNILLDSEMNPKISDFGIAKTFTVENAGEMTNRIVGTYGYMSPEYAMKGHFSVKSDMFSFGVLLLEIVSGHKNWGFYHPDHDLNLIGHAWKLWTEGNALGLVDVLMEEEFPLKEVLRCIQVGLLCVQQRPEDRPTMSSAVLMLGSETSDVSQPKEPGLSAESFAMSTDSSSSVKIPNFSNDVTITALQSR from the exons ATGATCTTTGCTCTGTTTCTCGCTTTCTGTTTCTTTCTAGCGTCGCCGCTGGCACAAGCCGCAGACACTCTGTCGGCCAACCAGCCGCTGCGAGATGGACAGACCTTGGTTTCATCTGGGCAAGTCTTTGAGTTTGGCTTCTTTAGTCCTAACAAGTCGAGTGCCAGGTATCTGGGCATTTGGTACAAGAGCATACCTCTCCAAGTCACTTGGGTTGCCAACAGGAACAACCCAATCACCAATTTATCGGCAGAGTTGGCGCTGAGCTCGCAAGGATCAGTGTCTCTCCGAAATGGGTCAAAGAATTACTGGTCTGTGACCCCAGCTGCGGCCGTGAATGAGCCATTCTTGAGGCTCCTGGACAATGGCAATCTTGTTTTGAGTGATGCAAGTGCTTCTGATGGTTCGGGGGATTATCTCTGGCAGAGCTTTGATAACATAACTGACACTCTGCTGCCGGAGATGAAACTGGGGTGGAATTTGAGGACCGGTTTGAAGCGGAACATGACGTCATGGGCCTCAGAATCCGATCCGTTGAGCGGCCAGTACACGTTTAGCCTCGAGCCGCCGGATGCTCCGCAATTGATTCTGTGGAAAGGGAGCCAGAAGCAGTATCGATGGGGGCCTTGGAATGGCGAGAGGTTCAGTGGGAGTAATGAGTTCAAGGCCAATCCGGTCTTCAATCCGATGTTCATTTCCAGCCCTGAGGAGGTGTATTACACATTCATGGTGGTCGATAATTCGACCCTATCGAGATTCATCGTGACCCCGGAGGGTGTGATCCAATATCTTGCTTGGTTGGACAATCAATGGACGAATTTGGTTACTCTACAGAGGGACTATTGTGATAATTATGGCATGTGCGGGGCATATGGGACCTGCTATGATTCCACTGTTGGAAATTGCAGGTGCTTGAAGGGGTTCAGGAGAAACAATTCGAACCCCCTTGATTGGACCGGTGGGTGCTCCCGGACATGGAATTTGAGTTGTGGAAATGGTGATGGCTTTGTGAAGTACAAGGGTTTGAAGTTGCCAGATAATTCGCGTCTGTTGGGGAATAGAAGCTCGAACCTTGAGGAATGCGAGAGGGAATGTTTGAAGAATTGCTCTTGTATGGCATTCACTAGGGTAGATGTCCATGGGAATGGTGGGGATTGTCTTTTGTGGTTTGGGGATTTGGTTGACATGAAGAACTATCCTTCTGGCGGAGATGTCATACATATACGAATGGCAAAGGCAGAGATAG CTGCATACTCAGTTTATCGAGATTCAGGAGATGGTGGTCCGGAGGAAGACCTTGAATTACCCCTTCTTGATATTGCTTCGGTTGCTGAtgccacaaacaatttctctttcCAAAACAAGGTTGGGCGGGGTGGGTTTGGTGAAGTATACAAG GGTGTATTGCCTACAGGACAAGATGTTGCCGTGAAGAGGCTCTCACTGAACTCTGGGCAGGGCCTGAAAGAGTTCAAGAACGAGGTCATACTGATTGCCAAACTTCAACACCGGAATCTTGTGAAGCTCCTAGGATGCTGCATTCATGGAGACGAAAGAATGTTAATCTACGAGTACTTGCCAAACAAAAGCTTGGACCACCACCTTTTCG ATCCAATTAAACGGAAACTTGTGACCTGGAAGACACGCTTCAGCATCATCATGGGGATTGCCCGTGGACTTCTCTATCTCCATGAAGACTCCAGGCTGAGAATCATCCACCGAGACCTCAAACCAAGCAACATCTTACTAGACAGCGAGATGAATCCTAAAatctcagattttggaattgcaAAAACATTTACCGTAGAAAATGCTGGAGAAATGACCAACAGAATAGTTGGGACATA CGGTTATATGTCTCCCGAGTATGCGATGAAAGGCCATTTTTCAGTCAAATCAGACATGTTTAGTTTTGGAGTACTTTTACTGGAGATTGTGAGCGGCCACAAGAATTGGGGATTTTATCACCCGGACCACGACCTCAATCTCATTGGACAT GCATGGAAACTGTGGACTGAGGGGAATGCACTTGGACTAGTAGATGTCCTGATGGAGGAAGAATTTCCTTTGAAGGAAGTGCTGAGGTGCATCCAGGTAGGACTCTTGTGCGTGCAGCAGCGACCCGAAGACCGGCCAACAATGTCATCGGCCGTGCTTATGTTAGGCAGCGAGACTTCTGATGTTTCTCAGCCTAAGGAACCGGGATTAAGTGCCGAGAGCTTCGCTATGAGCACTGACTCATCCTCTAGTGTTAAAATACCTAACTTTTCCAATGATGTAACTATCACAGCTCTACAGAGCAGATGA
- the LOC104441124 gene encoding G-type lectin S-receptor-like serine/threonine-protein kinase RKS1 — MNTRTVSLHILVLFLLLHSTDSSDTLAPNDTLKDGDVLISQGRKFALGFFSPGKSTSHYLGIWYYGQPEQTVVWVANREHPLNGTSGVLALDRYGNLAINANNGSFLIWSANVSSLNLDNSTTAQLLDSGNLVLKHDLSKMVVWQSFDYPTDTYLPSMKLGLDRRAGLDRFVTSWKSEGDPAPGSCSYRFEPTGYPQLFLYKGRAPYWRGGAIIEKKQGAVPEMANDLVYNITITINAMEVSLMYGIANASVVPRYVAYESGLLKHFIWHDEEQRWTEFSSHPKEQCDYYGKCGPNGNCGANYADQFDCTCLPGFEPKSPGD, encoded by the coding sequence ATGAACACTCGAACGGTGTCATTGCACATCCTGGTTTTGTTTCTTCTGCTTCATTCGACTGATTCTTCGGACACCCTTGCCCCAAATGATACCTTGAAAGATGGTGATGTCTTAATCTCCCAAGGAAGAAAATTTGCTCTTGGTTTCTTCAGCCCAGGAAAGTCAACCTCGCATTACCTGGGGATTTGGTACTATGGACAACCGGAGCAAACCGTTGTTTGGGTTGCTAACAGAGAGCATCCCCTGAATGGTACTTCAGGAGTTCTTGCATTGGATCGCTATGGAAACTTGGCGATCAATGCAAACAATGGAAGCTTCCTCATTTGGTCAGCCAATGTTTCGTCCCTGAATTTAGATAATTCTACCACTGCTCAGCTTTTGGATTCAGGTAATCTGGTTTTGAAGCATGATTTAAGCAAAATGGTTGTTTGGCAGAGCTTTGATTATCCCACGGATACCTATCTTCCGTCCATGAAGCTTGGGTTGGACCGGAGAGCAGGTTTGGACCGATTCGTGACGTCTTGGAAATCCGAAGGTGATCCAGCACCGGGCAGTTGTTCATACAGGTTTGAACCAACAGGGTACCCACAGTTGTTCCTTTACAAGGGTCGAGCTCCGTATTGGCGTGGCGGAGCAATAATTGAGAAAAAGCAGGGTGCTGTTCCCGAGATGGCTAATGATTTGGTCTATAATATCACAATTACGATTAACGCGATGGAGGTTTCTCTGATGTATGGCATCGCCAATGCATCAGTTGTCCCTAGATATGTGGCATACGAGTCAGGGCTCCTTAAACACTTCATATGGCACGATGAAGAGCAGCGGTGGACCGAGTTTTCTTCCCATCCAAAGGAGCAGTGTGACTACTACGGCAAGTGTGGGCCTAATGGCAACTGTGGTGCAAACTATGCAGATCAGTTCGACTGCACATGCCTGCCTGGCTTTGAGCCCAAGTCTCCGGGCGATTAA